The Haloplanus sp. GDY1 genomic sequence GGCGGCGGCCGCCTCCTCGATCCAGTCGGCGCCGCTCCCGGTGACGATGCCGACGTCCGTGATCTCCTCGGGGCCGAAGCCGAGGACCCGCGTCTCGGTGTCGAGTTCCCGGTCCAGCAGGGCAGCCAGGTCGTCGACGGCGTAGGGGTCGGCCGCCCGTCCCCGCGTCCCGACGACTTCGGGGCCGTGGCTCCCGAACGGGGCGCGGTCGTCGAGTCCCAGCACGTCGGCGACGCCGGCGGCGTTGCCGAGTTCCTGGTGGCCGTCGAGGGGGAGATGCGAGACGTACAGCGCCACGTCGTTCCGGACGAGCGGTTCGATCCGGTCGTAGTGGAGGCCGGTGAGTCGGTCGAACCCGCCCCACGCGAGGCCGTGGTGGACGAGCAGGGCGTCGGCGTCGCGCTCGACCGCCGCCTCGATCGTCGCCTCGGCGGCGTCGACGGCGAGGGCCACGCGCTCGATTTCCCCCTCCCGGCGGCCGACCTGTAGGCCGTTCGCGCTCGCGTCCACGTCGGCGTAGTCGTCGGTGCGGAGCCGTTCGTCCAGTCGGTCGACGAACTCGCTGCGGTCCATACCGACCCGTCGGCCGGCGGGGAGTTGTAAGCTACGGGCTCGCGGCGTCGGCGTGTGCGAAGACGAAGTCCCGGAGGAGCGCCCCGGCGAGCGTCGCGGCCTGCCCGTCGTCGCGGTCGTTCACCTCGACGACGTCGGCGCCGTCGGCGCGGGGGGCGATCGCCCGGACGACGCCACGGATCTCGCGGGCCGACAGCCCGCCGGGTTCCATCGTTCCCGTTCCCGGTGCGACGGCCGGATCGGCGGCGTCGACGTCGACGCTGAGGTAGGTCGTCGCCGAGTCGAGGTCGGCCGCCGCGGCCATCGCCTCGCGGACGGCGTCGGCGCCGCGCTCCGCCACGGCGTCGGGATCGACGACGGTCACGTCCCCCTCGCTCGCCCGCCGCCACTCGCGTTCGCTCCCGGCGCGGACGCCGACGATCACCGCGTGTTCCGCGACGTCGAGCGCCCGTCGCGTCACCGTGGCGTGACTCCAGGGGTCGCCGTCGAACTCGCGTCTGAGGTCGAGGTGGGCGTCGAGACAGACGAACAGGTCCGGGGAGACGGCGCGGACGCCGGCGACGGTGACGGTGTGTTCGCCCCCGAGGAGGAGTGGCGTGGCGCCGTCGGCGAGGGCGTCCGACAGTTCGCCCGCGAGGAAGTCGACGTACTCGGCGGCGTCGGTCCAGGCGTGGAGGTCGCCCGCGTCGTGAACGCCGAGTTCGGAGAAGTGTCGGTCGGTGTGGTGGTCGTAGTCCTCGAACGAGTCGGCGAAGCGCCGGATCCGGTCGGGACCGAACCGGGTGCCGGGCTGGAACGTCGTGGAGATATCGAGCGGTGCGCCGACGACGACGTAGGCGGCGTCCGCGCGGTCGGCGGTCGCCCCTGGGAACGTCATACTGGTGGCCGTAACCCGCTCCCGGCGGGTC encodes the following:
- the speB gene encoding agmatinase; this encodes MTFPGATADRADAAYVVVGAPLDISTTFQPGTRFGPDRIRRFADSFEDYDHHTDRHFSELGVHDAGDLHAWTDAAEYVDFLAGELSDALADGATPLLLGGEHTVTVAGVRAVSPDLFVCLDAHLDLRREFDGDPWSHATVTRRALDVAEHAVIVGVRAGSEREWRRASEGDVTVVDPDAVAERGADAVREAMAAAADLDSATTYLSVDVDAADPAVAPGTGTMEPGGLSAREIRGVVRAIAPRADGADVVEVNDRDDGQAATLAGALLRDFVFAHADAASP
- a CDS encoding Nif3-like dinuclear metal center hexameric protein; this encodes MDRSEFVDRLDERLRTDDYADVDASANGLQVGRREGEIERVALAVDAAEATIEAAVERDADALLVHHGLAWGGFDRLTGLHYDRIEPLVRNDVALYVSHLPLDGHQELGNAAGVADVLGLDDRAPFGSHGPEVVGTRGRAADPYAVDDLAALLDRELDTETRVLGFGPEEITDVGIVTGSGADWIEEAAAAGLDALVTGEGKQQAYHEARDRGLNVFLAGHYATETFGVRRLGDLIEEWGVETTYVEHPTGL